The following are encoded together in the Acidovorax sp. KKS102 genome:
- a CDS encoding IS3 family transposase (programmed frameshift) has protein sequence MESSVKRTQRDYTLAFKLAVVEQVEKGELTYKQAQQHYGIQGRSTVLVWLRKHGRLGWSPAASSAAMPIDKKNTVALTPEQQIKALQVQLAQAQEKARLFEAVIDVLRKDYGVRIGKKAFGQVLAQNLIAGLSVKRACQHMGHSRQAYYQGRRREADRLANAQTVVELVREQRMRQPRIGTRKLHHLLQEPLQRRGIDLGRDAMFDVLRNARLLVAPRRAYHKTTDSHHRFRHHPNLLKVGPQQIHASGSEQVWVADITYLPTHGKFVYLSLVTDAYSRKIVGWHVHESLQTEEVAQAMKMALSGRQSSRQLVHHSDRGIQYCATYYQALHKRHGVICSMTDGYDCYQNALAERVNGILKSEFLLQRPADLGQARRMVEQSVDIYNCERPHLSLKMQTPDAVHRASLAG, from the exons ATGGAATCAAGTGTCAAACGCACGCAGCGCGACTACACACTGGCCTTTAAGTTGGCGGTGGTGGAGCAGGTGGAAAAAGGCGAGCTCACGTACAAACAGGCGCAGCAGCACTACGGCATCCAGGGTCGCTCGACGGTTCTGGTCTGGCTGCGCAAGCACGGTCGCCTGGGCTGGAGTCCTGCGGCATCATCTGCAGCCATGCCGATAGACAAGAAGAACACTGTTGCTCTCACGCCCGAGCAGCAGATCAAGGCGCTGCAGGTGCAGCTCGCACAGGCGCAGGAGAAGGCCAGGCTATTCGAAGCCGTCATCGACGTGCTGCGCAAGGACTATGGGGTGCGCATCG GTAAAAAAGCCTTTGGGCAAGTCCTCGCGCAAAACCTCATCGCAGGGTTGAGCGTGAAGAGGGCTTGCCAGCATATGGGCCACAGCCGTCAGGCGTATTACCAGGGTAGGCGCCGCGAGGCCGATCGCTTGGCGAATGCGCAGACGGTGGTGGAGTTGGTGCGCGAGCAGCGCATGCGCCAACCACGCATAGGCACGCGCAAGCTGCACCACTTATTGCAGGAGCCGCTACAGCGCCGAGGCATCGACTTGGGCCGCGATGCAATGTTCGACGTCCTGCGCAATGCCAGGCTGCTGGTGGCACCCCGGCGGGCGTATCACAAGACAACAGACAGTCACCACCGCTTCAGGCACCATCCGAACCTTCTCAAGGTAGGGCCGCAACAGATCCACGCCAGCGGCAGCGAGCAGGTCTGGGTGGCTGACATCACCTACTTGCCCACACACGGCAAGTTCGTCTATCTGAGCCTGGTCACGGATGCGTATTCCAGGAAGATCGTCGGCTGGCACGTGCATGAGAGCCTGCAGACCGAAGAGGTGGCGCAGGCCATGAAGATGGCGCTCTCGGGGCGACAGAGCAGCCGACAGTTGGTGCACCACTCCGACAGGGGTATCCAGTACTGCGCGACGTACTACCAGGCCCTGCACAAGCGCCACGGCGTGATCTGCTCGATGACGGACGGCTACGACTGCTACCAGAACGCGCTGGCCGAGCGGGTCAATGGCATCTTGAAGAGTGAGTTCTTGCTGCAGCGCCCCGCCGATCTGGGGCAGGCCAGACGCATGGTCGAGCAGTCAGTCGACATCTATAACTGCGAGCGACCGCATCTGTCGCTGAAAATGCAAACGCCCGATGCAGTGCATCGGGCGTCATTGGCCGGATAG
- the mnmE gene encoding tRNA uridine-5-carboxymethylaminomethyl(34) synthesis GTPase MnmE, with product MLARHHDPIVAIATAPGRGAVGIVRVSGKGLAALVQALCGRTLKPREATYLPFRDVQGQAIDQGLALYFPGPHSYTGEDVLELQAHGGPVVLQLLLARCLEAGAATDPATGQPCLPGLRVAQPGEFTERAFLNDKIDLAQAEAIADLIDASTEAAARSASRSLTGAFSAEIHSLRDALIHLRMLVEATLDFPEEEIDFLRKADAHGQLSNLQQTLASVMQRARQGALLREGIKVVIAGQPNAGKSSLLNALAGAELAIVTPIAGTTRDKVQQTIQIEGVPLHIIDTAGLRDSSDEVERIGIARAWDEIAGADAVLFLHDLSRQDAPEYVAADADIESALGQKLPKNIPVIDVWNKLDCAAGEAAPARPERPAVHLSARTGQGLDGLRKLLLDVAGWQSAPEGIYIARARHVQALQAVSAHLQEAADQLKAQGPALDLLAEELRLAQNALSAITGEFTSDDLLGVIFSSFCIGK from the coding sequence ATGCTTGCCCGCCACCACGACCCCATCGTTGCCATCGCCACTGCCCCCGGGCGCGGGGCCGTCGGCATCGTGCGGGTGTCGGGCAAAGGGCTGGCGGCGCTGGTGCAGGCGCTGTGCGGCCGCACCCTCAAGCCGCGCGAGGCGACGTACTTGCCCTTTCGGGATGTACAGGGCCAGGCCATCGACCAGGGGCTGGCGCTGTACTTCCCCGGCCCGCACAGCTACACCGGTGAGGATGTGCTGGAGCTGCAGGCCCACGGCGGCCCCGTGGTGCTGCAGTTGTTGCTGGCGCGCTGCCTGGAGGCGGGCGCCGCCACCGACCCTGCCACGGGCCAGCCCTGCCTGCCGGGCCTGCGCGTGGCCCAGCCCGGCGAGTTCACCGAACGCGCTTTCCTGAACGACAAGATCGACTTGGCCCAGGCCGAGGCGATTGCCGACCTGATCGACGCCAGCACCGAGGCCGCAGCCCGCAGCGCCAGCCGCTCGCTCACCGGCGCGTTCTCGGCAGAAATCCACAGCCTGCGCGACGCGCTCATCCACCTGCGCATGCTGGTGGAGGCCACGCTCGATTTTCCTGAAGAAGAAATCGACTTCTTGCGCAAGGCCGATGCGCATGGTCAGCTATCGAATCTGCAGCAAACCCTGGCCTCGGTGATGCAGCGCGCACGCCAGGGCGCCCTGCTGCGCGAGGGCATCAAAGTGGTGATTGCCGGGCAGCCGAATGCAGGCAAAAGCTCGCTGCTCAATGCGCTGGCGGGGGCCGAGCTGGCCATCGTCACGCCCATCGCGGGCACCACGCGCGACAAGGTGCAGCAGACCATCCAGATCGAGGGGGTGCCCCTGCACATCATCGATACCGCCGGCCTGCGCGACAGCAGCGACGAGGTCGAGCGCATCGGCATCGCCCGTGCCTGGGACGAGATTGCCGGAGCGGACGCCGTGCTGTTCCTGCACGACCTGTCACGGCAGGATGCTCCTGAATATGTAGCTGCCGACGCAGATATCGAAAGCGCCTTGGGGCAAAAACTGCCCAAAAACATTCCCGTGATCGATGTCTGGAACAAGCTGGACTGCGCGGCGGGTGAGGCCGCCCCAGCCCGCCCTGAGCGCCCGGCGGTACACCTCTCGGCCCGCACCGGGCAAGGTCTGGACGGGTTGCGGAAGCTGCTGCTGGATGTGGCGGGCTGGCAGTCGGCGCCCGAGGGCATCTACATTGCCCGGGCGCGCCATGTGCAGGCGCTGCAGGCGGTGTCTGCCCACCTGCAGGAGGCCGCCGACCAGCTGAAGGCCCAGGGCCCGGCGCTGGACTTGCTGGCCGAGGAGCTGCGGCTGGCGCAGAACGCGCTGAGCGCCATCACTGGCGAATTCACCTCCGATGACCTGCTGGGCGTGATCTTCTCCAGCTTCTGTATCGGTAAATAA